The genomic window ACCGACACGGTCTTCACGCCCGGCGCCGGCACCGTCCAGATCGCCGAAGCGGACCTCCGCGCCCGCGTCGCGGCGCTCGGGGCGGCCATCGCCGCCGATCACGCCGGCGAACCGCTGCACCTCGTCTGCGTCCTCAACGGCGCGTTCCTGTTCATGGCCGACCTCGTGCGCGCCATCGACGCCCCCCTCACCGTCGACTTCCTCAGCGTCTCCAGCTACGGCAGCCGCACCGAAAGCGCCGGCGAAGTCCAACTCGTCAAGGACCTCGACCAGAGCCTCAAAGGCAAACACGTCGTCCTCGTCGAGGACATCGTGGACACCGGCCTCACCATGCGCTACCTGCTGCAGTACCTCGAGGGCCGCGAACCGCTGTCGCTGAAGGTCGCCAGCCTCCTCAGCAAACCCTCGCGCCGCACCGTCGACGTGCACGTCGACTACCTCGGGTTCGAGATCGACGACGCCTTCGTCTACGGCTACGGCCTCGACGTCGCCCACGCGTACCGCAACCTGCCGTTCGTCACCAGCATGACGCGCGAGGAGGCGGAGGCGGCCGGGGAGTGACCCGCCGCCGGCGCCGCACCGCGGGCCTCGCCCTCCTCGCCGTCCTCGGCGTGGGGTGGGGCGTGGGCCAGATGATGCGCGACGCCGACCCCCCGAACGTGTGGATCGAGACGCCCGCCCGCACCGAGGTCGGTGCGCCGTTCCCGGTCCGGCTCAGCGCCGACGAGCCCGCCCGCTACCGCCTCACGTACGGCGGCGCGACGCTCAGCGCCGTCGAGCAGGCCTGGACCGCGACGCCCGTCGCCGTCGCCGGCGTGCGCGAGCTGCGCGTCGTCGCCGAGGACGCCGCGGGGAACCGCACCGAGGTGCGCCGCACCGTCGAGGGCGTCACGCCCGCCGACGTCACGCCGCGCGTCGTCGGCGGCGCGCGACCGGGCGCCCCCTTCCACGTCGCTCTCGACGTCGCGCCCCCCGACGCGCCGCTGGCCGACCTCGCCGTCCGCGTGGGCGGCCGCGACCTCGTCGTGCACCGCGACGAGGGCGGCCTCGTCGCGTTCGGCGCGGTGCCGCTCCAGCGCGACGCCGGCCGCCTCGACGGCGTCGTCACCTGGCGCGACGGCCTCGACCGCGACCGCGTCCGCGCCCTCGCGGTCCCCTTCGGTCCGCTCGCCACGCCCCACCAGGACCTGAACGTCGACGCCGCCACCCTGTCGGTGATCACGCCCGAGGCGCGCGCGCTCGAGGCGGAGCGCCTCGCCGCGGCGGCCGCCGACCCGCGCGACCCGCCCCGCTGGACGTCGGCGTTCCGCCTCCCGATCGAGGGGCGCGGCACGTCGGGCTTCGCGACGTCGCGCACGTACGCGCCCGGCGGCCCGGTCAGCTTCCACGTCGGCGAGGACGTCGCCGTCCCCACCGGCACGCCGGTCGCCGCGACGAACGACGGCGTCGTCCGCCTCGCCGAGGCCCTCCCCATCAAGGGCGGCACCGTGATCCTCGATCACGGCGCCGGCGTCACCAGCCGGCACTACCACCTCTCGGCCGTCGCGGTGCAGGTCGGCGACGTGCTCGCGGCCGGCGACGTGCTCGGCGCGGTCGGCAACACCGGCCTCAGCACCGGCCCGCACCTGCACTGGGAGGTGCGGGTCGACGGCGTCCCCAGCGACCCGCTGGCGTGGGTGGACCGCACCCGCCCCTGACGACCCCCGCCGCGCCGGCCCCGCCCCCGAGGGGCTGCCCGGGGTGCTAGTCTGCGGCCTCATGAGCGAGCCCGGCGCACGCCCGCGCGTCTTCTCCGGCATCCAACCCAGCGGCGACCTGCACCTCGGCACCTACCTCGGGGCGCTGCGCCAGTGGGTCGAGCACCAGCACGAACGCGACAACGTCTTCTGCGTCGTCGACCTCCACGCGATCACCGTCCCCGAAGCGATCGACCCCGCCACGCTCAAGGCGAAGAGCCGCGAGGTCGCCGCCCTGTACTTCGCGAGCGGCATCGACCCCGACGCGAACCTCGTGTTCGTGCAGTCGCACGTCCGCGAGCACGCCGAACTCACCTGGCTCCTGAACTGCACCACGCCGCTCGGGTGGCTGCACCGCATGACGCAGTTCAAAGCGAAGAGCGAGACGCGCGAGAGCGTCTCCACCGGCCTCCTGGACTACCCGGTCCTGCAGGCGGCCGACATCCTGTTGTACGACACCGACCTCGTCCCGGTCGGCGAGGACCAGGTGCAGCACGTCGAGCTGACGCGCGACATCGCGCAGCGCTTCAACCACCTGTTCGGGGAGGTCTTCACCCTGCCCGACGCGACCGTCCCCCCGAGCGGCGCGCGCGTCATGGGGTTCGACGAGCCCGACGCGAAGATGTCGAAGAGCGTCGCGCAGGTCCGCGACCGGCACGCCGTGAACCTCCTCGACGACGAGCGGGTCATCAAGAAGACCGTCATGAGCGCCGTCACCGACTCCGGGCGGGAGTTCCGCTTCGAGCACGCCGGCGCCGGCGTCCGCAACCTCCTCGGGGTGCTGCGCAGCCTCACCGGCGAGACGTACGAGACGCTCGCCGACCGCTACGAAGGCCGCGGCTACGGCGACCTCAAGAAGGACGTCCTCGAGGCGATCCTGGAGACCGTGAGGCCGATCCGCGAACGCTACGAGGCGTACGCCGCCGACCCG from Trueperaceae bacterium includes these protein-coding regions:
- the hpt gene encoding hypoxanthine phosphoribosyltransferase, with the protein product MPDPANDPTHAPATDTVFTPGAGTVQIAEADLRARVAALGAAIAADHAGEPLHLVCVLNGAFLFMADLVRAIDAPLTVDFLSVSSYGSRTESAGEVQLVKDLDQSLKGKHVVLVEDIVDTGLTMRYLLQYLEGREPLSLKVASLLSKPSRRTVDVHVDYLGFEIDDAFVYGYGLDVAHAYRNLPFVTSMTREEAEAAGE
- a CDS encoding M23 family metallopeptidase, which translates into the protein MTRRRRRTAGLALLAVLGVGWGVGQMMRDADPPNVWIETPARTEVGAPFPVRLSADEPARYRLTYGGATLSAVEQAWTATPVAVAGVRELRVVAEDAAGNRTEVRRTVEGVTPADVTPRVVGGARPGAPFHVALDVAPPDAPLADLAVRVGGRDLVVHRDEGGLVAFGAVPLQRDAGRLDGVVTWRDGLDRDRVRALAVPFGPLATPHQDLNVDAATLSVITPEARALEAERLAAAAADPRDPPRWTSAFRLPIEGRGTSGFATSRTYAPGGPVSFHVGEDVAVPTGTPVAATNDGVVRLAEALPIKGGTVILDHGAGVTSRHYHLSAVAVQVGDVLAAGDVLGAVGNTGLSTGPHLHWEVRVDGVPSDPLAWVDRTRP
- the trpS gene encoding tryptophan--tRNA ligase, producing the protein MSEPGARPRVFSGIQPSGDLHLGTYLGALRQWVEHQHERDNVFCVVDLHAITVPEAIDPATLKAKSREVAALYFASGIDPDANLVFVQSHVREHAELTWLLNCTTPLGWLHRMTQFKAKSETRESVSTGLLDYPVLQAADILLYDTDLVPVGEDQVQHVELTRDIAQRFNHLFGEVFTLPDATVPPSGARVMGFDEPDAKMSKSVAQVRDRHAVNLLDDERVIKKTVMSAVTDSGREFRFEHAGAGVRNLLGVLRSLTGETYETLADRYEGRGYGDLKKDVLEAILETVRPIRERYEAYAADPAELDAILARNADRAREHAAATLKRAQDALGVGA